GATCGGCCAAGTGGCGGTAATAACTCTTGGGGTTCCCGATCCCCGGCCTGTGTTCGTTGGAATAGACCCCGGCGCTCCAACTGCAGTGAACCGTAATGGGAATGGCCGGACGGGAATCGCAGCAAAAGGCGTAAAGGTTCCACAGGGCCTCCTCGACACCGGGCTCTTCATTTTCAGCCGGCTTGAACCCCAATGGCGGATAGAGCTTTATGCCGACAAAGCCCTGCCCCTCGATGGCCCTGACCGCCTTATCAAGGGCATCTTTTCCCCTGGGATCAAATCCGTAAAAAGGCATGAACCGGCCGCCGGCCTCCAAAACAAGCCCTGACATGATCTCCTTCTGGGTCTCGTAAGTACGGGCCGAACCGCTGCCGGGATAGGCATGGCTCATGTCCACCATCAATGGGACCCAAACATCCATTTGGGGGGCACGGCGCATCAGCTCCATTGCAATCTTTTTGATGCCAAGTCGGCCGATCTTCATGAAGGCGAGGAAATCTCCAGGGCTCTTGAGCACGGCGAAAAGGGAGTCCTTTTCCTGCCTGTCCGCGGCCTGGCGAAACAGCGCCAGGACGTCGAAAAAGAAGTTTTCAAAAGAAAGCAGGTTCCCGATGGATGTCCATTCGGCGCCTCCCTTGACTTTTTTGATCCATTCCCCGGCCTTTCTGCTGAGGGAGATTCCGAAGCGACT
This region of Deltaproteobacteria bacterium genomic DNA includes:
- a CDS encoding amidohydrolase family protein — translated: MKIDCHCHVFDNDCVPVGGMLASRFGISLSRKAGEWIKKVKGGAEWTSIGNLLSFENFFFDVLALFRQAADRQEKDSLFAVLKSPGDFLAFMKIGRLGIKKIAMELMRRAPQMDVWVPLMVDMSHAYPGSGSARTYETQKEIMSGLVLEAGGRFMPFYGFDPRGKDALDKAVRAIEGQGFVGIKLYPPLGFKPAENEEPGVEEALWNLYAFCCDSRPAIPITVHCSWSAGVYSNEHRPGIGNPKSYYRHLADPAHWRPVFARFPRLKVNFAHFGGLGEWAALAAGDTPRERWSDTILEFMRDYENVYTDLSFHGVVTSPLADGYRKVLEKRIRGVEGKVLLGSDWYMLRIQCPLQNYWRSFETLMPDLYWRAVGENAFKFLASRATKEYFPRFFTANQRDLPKAYREPFNGAVPSSG